The following proteins come from a genomic window of Paenibacillus sp. CAA11:
- a CDS encoding DsbA family protein, giving the protein MLLQPKSENKVDFAYDQLPVLGNPNAPVKIVEYGDYQCPYCRTFNQEVKPELKSYIDEGKVAFYFSDFLVIENAPGDSNRAALAARSVYHQNKDAFWQFHDALYRDQGQEESGWITTDFLVNLAKSEKLDIDYDLLRKDIENKTYQNEVDEQNEFASKQKLEGTPSLFINGKEQAYPDFMKPDNVKKAIDEAVKGS; this is encoded by the coding sequence TTGCTGCTCCAGCCCAAGTCTGAAAATAAAGTTGATTTTGCCTATGATCAGCTTCCGGTACTGGGAAATCCAAATGCTCCTGTTAAAATTGTTGAGTATGGGGATTATCAGTGTCCGTATTGCCGAACCTTTAATCAAGAGGTTAAGCCAGAACTGAAATCCTATATTGATGAGGGCAAGGTGGCCTTCTATTTCTCGGATTTCCTCGTCATAGAGAATGCACCTGGCGATTCAAATCGTGCTGCGCTTGCAGCCCGTTCGGTGTATCATCAGAACAAGGATGCCTTCTGGCAATTTCATGATGCGCTGTACCGTGACCAGGGGCAAGAAGAGAGCGGCTGGATCACGACAGACTTTCTGGTTAATCTGGCTAAGTCGGAGAAGCTGGACATTGACTACGATCTGCTTCGCAAGGACATCGAGAACAAGACTTATCAGAACGAAGTCGATGAACAGAATGAGTTTGCAAGCAAGCAGAAGCTGGAAGGAACGCCCTCCCTGTTTATCAACGGTAAAGAACAGGCGTACCCAGACTTTATGAAACCGGACAATGTGAAGAAAGCGATTGATGAGGCGGTCAAAGGATCATGA
- a CDS encoding Cof-type HAD-IIB family hydrolase, translating to MNKLIFFDIDGTLLDHDKKIPPATKEAVNKLRENGHEVAIATGRGPFMFKDIREELEIDSYVSFNGQYVVRKGEVIYANPIHTDLVKQLSVDALTRENPIVYMDHEGMRTNTEYHAYIDQSISTLRLELPELDPDYFLTRNIYQCLLFCTEDQEKHYEEQYKDLKFVRWHPLSMDVLPKGGSKAEGISRYIQLSETPEDDVYAFGDALNDLEMLRRVKNSVAMGNADDFIKKQAKHVTKPVDEDGIWHGLRMLGLI from the coding sequence ATGAACAAACTGATTTTTTTCGATATTGACGGAACCCTGTTAGATCACGATAAGAAGATTCCGCCAGCTACGAAGGAAGCGGTGAACAAGCTTAGAGAGAACGGACATGAGGTAGCCATTGCAACAGGTCGCGGGCCATTTATGTTCAAGGACATCAGGGAAGAGCTGGAGATTGATTCTTACGTAAGTTTTAACGGACAATATGTGGTTCGCAAGGGAGAGGTAATCTATGCCAACCCGATACATACCGATCTGGTTAAACAGCTGTCTGTCGACGCATTGACCCGTGAAAATCCAATTGTCTATATGGACCATGAAGGGATGCGCACGAATACGGAATACCATGCTTATATCGATCAGAGTATTTCAACCTTGAGATTGGAGCTTCCGGAGCTTGATCCGGATTATTTTCTGACGCGCAATATTTATCAGTGCCTGCTGTTCTGCACGGAAGATCAGGAGAAGCATTATGAGGAGCAGTACAAGGATTTGAAATTTGTCCGCTGGCATCCTTTGTCCATGGACGTCCTTCCTAAAGGGGGTTCTAAGGCAGAAGGCATTTCCCGGTATATCCAATTGTCCGAAACCCCGGAAGACGATGTTTATGCGTTCGGTGATGCGCTGAATGATCTGGAGATGCTTAGACGGGTGAAGAACAGCGTGGCGATGGGGAATGCGGATGATTTCATCAAAAAACAAGCCAAGCATGTGACCAAGCCCGTAGATGAGGATGGTATCTGGCATGGCTTGCGTATGCTTGGCTTAATCTGA
- a CDS encoding metal-dependent hydrolase, giving the protein MKGSTHLTLGVAIGTAAAVYYPFSVQHAAIYIATSAVSALSADLDGPSLLSSRIGKVSKWLHRSLPVIGILLLVLLAYQYAAHGVIDPALGAATGITLLPGLILQEGTLRNLLVSLCGGGLIYAGLTYGMPWLAGLGLFAVCAPWLKHRGLTHTLWALILWWFIGRGLEEQVQVPSLGLIAGAGYLSHLIADTLTPSGVKWLYPIWKKPFRLPFF; this is encoded by the coding sequence ATGAAAGGATCCACACACCTTACCCTTGGTGTAGCTATCGGAACAGCTGCCGCAGTCTATTATCCGTTCAGTGTTCAACATGCTGCTATATACATAGCTACCTCAGCGGTATCGGCTCTGAGCGCAGATTTGGATGGGCCCAGCCTGCTCAGCTCGCGGATCGGGAAGGTATCGAAATGGCTGCACCGTTCCTTACCGGTAATCGGCATACTGCTGCTTGTTCTCCTGGCATATCAATATGCTGCTCATGGCGTGATTGACCCGGCACTAGGAGCTGCTACAGGGATAACGCTTCTGCCAGGCCTGATCCTGCAGGAAGGTACGCTTCGCAACCTGCTGGTCAGCCTCTGTGGAGGCGGGCTTATCTATGCAGGCTTAACGTACGGCATGCCCTGGCTTGCCGGTCTCGGTCTGTTCGCTGTATGCGCACCTTGGCTGAAGCATCGGGGACTAACCCATACCCTTTGGGCGTTAATCCTGTGGTGGTTTATTGGACGGGGGCTTGAAGAGCAGGTTCAAGTCCCTTCTTTGGGGCTGATCGCAGGGGCAGGCTACTTATCTCATTTAATCGCGGACACCCTAACACCAAGTGGTGTAAAGTGGCTGTATCCCATCTGGAAGAAGCCGTTTCGGCTGCCGTTTTTTTAA
- a CDS encoding disulfide oxidoreductase — protein MISSAQAKSKESFIRTYAIYFAWIVAIIATAGSLYLSEILHYQPCTLCWFQRIFMYPLVILLGIAAYRNDRQITGYVLPLVIIGGCISLYHYGKQKIPALDQALPCRTGVPCNRDYINFLGFITIPLLALIAFIFIASLLWLGRERAADREEAGSLGQD, from the coding sequence ATGATATCCTCTGCTCAAGCTAAGTCGAAGGAATCCTTTATTCGCACTTATGCCATTTATTTTGCCTGGATTGTAGCCATCATAGCTACGGCGGGCAGCCTTTATCTAAGCGAGATTTTGCATTATCAGCCCTGCACGCTATGCTGGTTCCAGCGAATCTTTATGTACCCTTTAGTGATCCTGCTTGGGATCGCAGCTTACCGCAATGACCGCCAGATCACAGGTTATGTGCTTCCCCTGGTGATTATTGGCGGGTGCATCTCCTTGTATCATTACGGAAAGCAGAAGATTCCTGCGCTGGATCAAGCCCTGCCATGTCGGACAGGCGTCCCGTGCAACCGGGATTATATTAATTTCCTTGGCTTTATTACAATTCCTTTATTGGCTTTGATCGCCTTTATATTCATTGCCTCCTTGCTGTGGCTGGGCCGTGAGCGGGCAGCGGATCGTGAAGAAGCCGGGAGTTTGGGGCAGGATTAA